The sequence below is a genomic window from Macadamia integrifolia cultivar HAES 741 chromosome 1, SCU_Mint_v3, whole genome shotgun sequence.
ACCATCGATCAAAGGAGAGGAGAGGGGAAGGAGATGCAAATAGTGCATCCAAATGCAATTCTCCAATTCTATGAAATGGAGCTAGAATTGCAACTCTGAAAGTTTGCCAATTTTGGCAAAGTAGAGAATTAGAATTGGATCCAAATGTACCCCAAGTTCGGGTTGGAAGAAGATCTAACAAACCTGAAGAGCTGATGTGTAGGCCAAAACTGGTCCTCCTGGCTTGTAAAGGGAAACAAGCCGACTAGATGAATCCAACACCACTGTCACGAGAGTTTCCATGACAGACTCTTCCTCTGCAGTAGGGTCTGCCAAGATGTACTTCTTGTGCAGAATGCATGTCAATGAAAATGGAATGCAGCTCAGAGTAAGCTTCCTCTTCTCTTTAATAACTGGAGCTTTTGCCAGCTTGTCATCCCCATCCTCCCCAGAAACAGTGACTACCCTTCCATCTTCATTGATGGAGACAGCCGGAATTTGTACTGCAGGAAAAATAGATGTTATATAAATTAAACGGTTCGGGGCAAAGCAAAGTAAACGGTTTAATGATTTGAATCATTATAATCAGGAGATAAGCTGCAGTCATTCACGGACTCACCCAATCCAAtaactaagaaaacaaaaactacGAAGTACATGTGAAGAGTGCATCACAAAATATGCCAAATAGACAAAGTTGCCTCATACCAACCAAAACATTGCTACTAGTTATTAATCTCTGGCATGTTGAAGTGATTATATTCAACAAAAAGCTTCCTAAGCTCCAACTGAATCACATAGGCAATCCTGTTGCCATTGCATTCAATAAACAACTAGTAATTGGATAATCATGGAAAGCCAAAAATCCAAGGGCACCGTTAACAACGATATAGGTGGACAATGTTTGAAGATATCAGCAAGAAAGGTCTGTGAGTTATGAAGAAATTTTCCACGAATTAAAAATAGTCAATTAGTCAAGTCAATCCTGAAATGCCTCTCACCATGAACCTATACTTAAACAGCTAAATCATCCAACATGGAAGTCAAGGATTCTACTTATTGGTCCAAGAAAGTAATCCCACCCAAACATGCAGGCAATATTGACAACAAAGAAAACCTTCCAATGCTAAAAAGTGTGATACTTCAAAGGTCAGAGCTccacaaaatcaattttgatgGGCAGCTTGGTACAACATTAAATATTGGAGTAGCAATTCCATTTTGTTTCCTCCTAGCATGATAAATTAAAGGCCCTGGGCACATTCTACAAGGTGTCTAAGGATACCAAAGGATGCACTCTCCATTACTGCATAAAGATTATGCAACAAAGCCATTTGAATCCCATAATGCAGAgcaacaaagaagaatcaagTGTCAATTCCCTATGAAACAGTGCATTATCTTCATGCTCTGGAAGTTACTCTTGCAGTTCATTCATTGAAATCATAGATAATggaatcttgaaacaaaaaatcaaaacgaaaggagagagaaaaataagctAAAGCTATGCAACAGCTCTTACAATGAGAGAAGGAAGCAACAGCTGAAAGTAATGCAGCATCAAAAAGAGCACCATCTGCATCCAGACAGTATATGTCCTGCAAGATAAGGTTTCTTTATAATccaaaacaaaggaaagaaacaggcaattttttttttgggcgggggttggggggggggggtgttggtggTGGATGAGGGGATGGTTAGGGTATCAGCTCTTAGTGTTTAGTAAATGAAGGCAGGTTCCAAACCCAGATACAGGGTAGAAAACTTCCCCAGACTTTACCAGCTTAGCTAGCTGCCATCTTCAATTTTGTAGATTTCATTGGCCATTggctataaataaaatattttgggTGAAAGTATACTCCAAAGAAACGGCTTTCAATTTTGATGAAGAACAAGAGCAAAGCTCAAACATGGAGTATACTGAAGCAATGCTTAaagaattaagaaataaagaattCACAGACAAGAACCCATTACCAAATATGCCATCCAAGCAGCCTTGCCAGTGGTTAGGGACAGTTCCTTTAAATTGATCATTCCAGAACTGAAAACAATAACTAGTCCGTCAGAAAATGAATGTCTAAAACAGAAGTTAACCAACAGAGAAAACTTTCTAATTGTACATTGGTCATCCAATGGAACATCACAAAGACTAGGTCATAAAACCCAGGAAGTATAAGAAAAACATCTGCTTTAACATTCCATTGGATGGATAATATTGAGATAAACGAAAAATCCTTGGGAAAAGTTGAAGTTTTGATTCCACAACGATCAAATGAAACTcaataaatatgataaatatcaaAGTCCACAGGCTGTGAAAAGAAAGTCAAGAAATCAGCAAGAGGTGAATCAATTAATGATTGCACACTGAATCCTGTTCTTTCTGATGAACATTAAGTGCTTCAGGATTGAAAAGGACCTAAGTTCAaatgatttatcaaaaaaaaaaaaaaaaaaaagcttaatagtaaaaaaaaaaaaaaaaactcaatgtCAAAACAAAAATTGTGTAATAATCCAACCAACTTCACCCAGTTTGattggaaaagaaagagatCATAGTCGTTACGGAGTCTAGGCGACCCAACACGTTGGAGGGGGCCTAGATGCAAGAAGACCAAGGCGTCTGGAAGCCTAAGTGACACCTGGACAACTATGAAAGAGATCACCTGTAGCATATAGGGGCATTTCATTCCACTATCTTGTCCTTTATGTTCTGTGCCCCTATTTGATCAACAATTACTGAACTTCTCCAAAATTTACCTTTCTTTAAGTTTGTAACAGCAATAAACATTGGAGAGTTCTGGGACAGTATCCTATCTACTGAATTGATAAAAGAATTCAATGAAGTGAGAGTACGATAAGATGTAAATAACATACAATTAATATCAGTATCACCATTGTGACAAACCAAGATCTGTAACCAATAACTGcaacaaaagagagaagagaggaagagattgAGGGAGAAGAACAGAAGGGACTGTCAAGAATAACAGAAGATGACTTGACAGCCCCCCTCATTGTATATTTATAGAACCAAAACCTACTACAAAGGAAAGTCAAATCTTAGTCTAACTCTAATTTAGGGAAGTAAACACTAGTCTACTTGGGGGCGAGCCTGTGCCGAAACGATTatgttgcactattgcaacatgttggtcacaggttcaaaacttgaaagCCTCTCGTACGAAGCCAAGTGTAaagctgcgtacatttgcccctcccaaaccatgcagtggcgggagcctcatgtACTGGGTTGCTCTGAACACTGGTCTactaggaaaaaataaaaccaaaaataaagataaCAGCTAATCACAATAGGGACAAACCCCTCCATTGTGACACAcatcttaacactccccctcaagctggagtatacatatCAAGGGCCCCCATCTTGGAACAACAAGAATAGATATTTAAACCAACACCCTTGAACATATGTAACAATCATAGATGCCAGTGAGCACAGAGAGAACTTTATTCTGATAGCAATATCAACTCAAGCACTCTAATCATCAGCAGCATCAAGAGATAAAAAATCATCGTGTCAAATAAACCAAACATAACCATCAGCAATGAACAAAATAAGCAGCAGAAAAcaccaatccacaatacaaaatATCATCAGCAATCGCAACATCATAAGCGCTTCCCAAGGAAGGTGGGCAGTAGTAATCTTCCCAAAGAAGACAGATAAAAGTGCAACATCCAATAGCTACATCACAAGCCCTTCTCAAGGAAAGCAGGCAGTAAGcttcacaaagaaaacaaataaaagtgAAAATATCGATGAACTTATGAGCCCCAATTAGAGGTCACAGATAAATTGCAACATAGGTTTATGCAAACCACTGGTAAAAATGTAGTATAGGTTAATGCAAAACAAGTAATAGATCAGGTTGTTGGGGACAAAATAACTCAGCATCAGGTTGTTGGAGCCAAACCTATGAAATATTTATTGCTACTAACCCTACATACTTTCAATTATTGGGCTTCACCAGGGTAACGATGTTTTAGCTTCCTCTTATTTGTGCAACACTCTTGGGCTACTGTAAACATGCTACTTTAATCACCCCTGTTTAGTTGTACCCAGCATCCACCAATTCCATGCTCATGTCTATCAAAGGTTCCTACAGTCCAATTTTAGCAAGGCAAATCATCTTCTACAGTGGTTTACTCAGTAGCAGCAAAATAGCATGAAAGATTTAGCCACCATCCGCATCAACCTGGAGTAGCGAGTAACAATCTCATTACCTCACCCATTAGCTGCTAGGCTGCTAGGCTACTACAACCAGGAAAATATGCAACAGGTTACTTCCAATGGAGGCCCCAAAATTATAGATATCATTACTTAATGATAAGAAAGATTCAGTTAAAGTTCAATGCAATGCCagtaatttgaaattttcattcatcATTAATTCAGGACTGGGATGCATGGCAAAACTTTGACAGTAGGAGAGTGAAACACAAATAAACACCAGTTAAGtaccaaaacccaaattgatgcaTTTGCGTACAACAAGGGCATATCCAAACTAATAAGAACAATGGTGACAAATCTTCAATAAGGACTCGCTAAGAATAATTCAATGAGAACCTAATTCCATATAAGATTGAGTGTCCCAAGAAACTAAATCAAAAAGAGCATTTAACATGCCTGGATATAGCATCAGACAACTGCTTCGCAATGACAGGTGCCACCTCAGCTGGCCTTCCAGGCCTAACAAATGGAGAGCAAATCGGAGGCATGTGGAAATCAATAGCTGTAATAAAAAGCAGTTCAGAAAAAATAGTAGGGGGGGAATGAATGAGCCAGAAAATAaagataacccaaaaaaaatcaacctaTGCAAAGTTCAGAAACATTAGTAGAGGGAGAATGAATGAGCCAGAAAACAAAGGTGAGTCAAAGACAATCAACCTAAGCAGCCCTCATCTGGTGATTCTGATGAAGGAGTCATTATTTCCATCTTGATAGCAGCCAACATGGTCTGCCAAAGAAGCATTCCATCAAACACTTCAATaaaatcaccaaaaataaataataatcgaTATTCATGAATAAAagacaagaagaaaatatagCACTTACAGTGTGACCAATCTTGGCCAATGCTGACCCATCAGCAGATGCAACCGCACCTGAAATAAAGGATTAAGGGTATCCATTTTGATCAAAAACCTTAGTTTTCAACCAAATCAGAGAAGGATAATAGATTGAAGAATGTAGAGAGAAACAAGGTCGAACAAACCAAGAGCAACAGTAGACTCCCGAGCTCTTCCAAGTGGCCTCGCATCAGGGCGTATGGACTCTACGAGATGACGTTCGTGGAAGCGAAGTGGGAAGAGGCGCCTGAAAGCGTCCACCTCCACTTCTCCTTCCAAGTCTCCCGAAGCACCAGATGAACCCATCctccttccctttccttcttgtCCGAATAACCAAGCAGTCAAGCCCCTGTACTGTGAAAGAAGAAATAGCTACTAACACGTACATGTATACGAAGGCAAAAGATGGGGAAAAAATAGAAGTAACGATCATCAGTTACAGACCTTTCGCTCCTCAATGTTCTTTACTGTCCGTTATACTCGATTTAGGAGGGATTCTTTCGTTTCTAATCTGAAGTGATTGTTATGAAACCTTTACTGCGTTCCCTTGCACTACTCACTTGCACTACAAGTCCGGAATCATGGTTCCAGACCCCGGATCAACCATGAAACTTAGGGACCATTTGATAACTTTTATGTCGGTTTATTGTAAACATAAactttcgtttctagaaacataaatagaattgaaggtgtttgataaatcataTTTCTATaaatcgatagtaaccagcgaaagaatggccacgagtcgccTGGGTCCTTTCTTAAAGcataaatagatagaaatttatatttctatttctgaaaacaagtgaaacaaaacagttttatcaaacgctttttgttctgtttctactgtttctggacacaaaaacggtagaaacacatttcttgaaacgttatcaaacggacccttaaaTTATGTTCATAAGCATAGGAAGGCACTAGCTTAAGAAGGGATCCAGTTCCTCTCCAATTCCCTCAAGCTGCAATTAGTGTAATTCTCCCTCAATCTGACGACATGTGTCCCTATTATCGTGGACGGCCAAGATCAGGTGAGAAAAAGTTGAGAACATCATGGGTCTGGATCTCCAAAAACCCGACCTAATTGAGCATTGATGGTGGCGACGTCTTCTCTCACAATGTAAGGTTATGATAGCAATGGTGAGTCTTCATTTCCGATTGATTGTAGCGGTGTTTCTATTCCCAGATTTCACCCATTTGATCACCATTATTGTCCTGAAATAAATCGATCATGAGTTCTTGGACAATTTTGCTCTTTAATTAGTAtaatttttaattgtttgattttaacTATGTTGAATAATGAACCTTCCTAGAAAGATGTAATAGGTAATTATGGATGTAATCTTATAAATAGTAGTAGTTGTAACGGCTATTCATTGTAATATCCAAAACAATGATGAAGGCTTCATCGAACAAAAAAGTCAAACACCAAACAATAACAACATCAACAAAAACAAGCCTGAGATGGAGGATAGAAAGAAAAGCGAGCAAAAGCTGAAAAAGGATTTTGAAGAAGATGTTGCATTTGTTAAAGATTATAAAAACATGAAAGTGAGTTGGCCACGGCAATTCAACTTCAATAGATATTTTAGTGGACTATTAAgtaattatttttgtaattgttAGAACCATGAAGTATGAAGTAGGAGTAGCTGTAAGGAGAATCCTATCTTTTCTCTCTTACGATGTAGAAGTTGGCATCCTCTTAATTAGCCTCCTCAACACAGCGGGAGacgaaggagaagagaaaagatgatATGGAAAATTGTAACCATGAAGCAATTCTAGATTCAATTCTCTTCAGATTTGAGATTTCCCAGTCGATTTACAGTCCAACACACCctcctttttttattctcttgtaCATCCTATCTCCTTTGCCAATCACTCAAATAAttcggagaagaagaaaggttttTCGGAATTGCAGCATAAGTAAACGGAGCTCACGCTGGCAATGGGGTTGCCAGAGAAGTTGCAACGATGGCTTGGATGCCCAAATTGATGAGCGGAGAACAGTTAAAAGGCTCTAGAGACATAAATCCCTCTAATAATCTCGAGTCTAGCTAGCTACGTGTGCTACAACAACGATGATGAAGATGGATCTATGAttgaagagaaggaggagatggAGGTGAGAAGAAAAGGATATGGGTTTACTAGCCATttagggagaagaagatggatttGGGTTGCAGAAATCGATCGAAGCTCCCACCTGTGTGATTTGCAAAGAAGACGAAGCCCCTTTACGTAAGTcactatagagagagagagagagagagagagagagtgatgcGTCGCCGAAGACATAGCCACTTTGCAGTGAATCCCTTTGCAGATGAtggatcgggttgggttttttctagatccagatccagatccaGCTAACCCTCTGATATCTCTCACTTAATTTGAGGACACATGTCATCAGATTAAGGAGGAATTGCACCTAATTGCACCTTAACAAGCTACGTCCCAATAGTGTTCATTTTCCCAATCTGAGGATGCTCACTCTCTGTTAGAGATTAAAATCTCGATAATCGAAAGGGATCTCTGGATTCAATTCAGATTAGTCCGTATCAACATGGATGGGTTGATTCGCGGAAGAGCAACAAATTCTGAAAGCAGTACAAAAGTCTCTGGAACTATTGAGAGGACCCACAAGGATGATTGGAATCAGTTATGggactatgatcactaccatagaGCACcaatttttaacaaaaaaaaacagaaaaactaaGGCTGTGTTTATTATGTATGCTCAGAATATATTCTGGGTCTACACTGCATTAAAGTTAGAATCCAGAGAAGAAACAGGTTTCAGAATCTATTCAAAAATGCATGCCAAATGATCTGTGCAAACAGTGAATCAGACCATTCAGATAATCTACGATGACTAAACCATCTGGCTCTAGCTCATAACTGTTCCTGCTCAAAGAATTGTGAACAAATCACTGATTTATTTGGTCGCAACTATTTAATCTGAGCTCTTAAAACGTAAATTGGTTGACATTACAAATTGTTCAGTGAAGGAACCAGTTAaattgaaataattttattggactttctttttttttctttgggtaaaaTTTTATTGGACTTGAAGCAAGTGGATTTTAAGAGTGGACCATAGTCTTCTGTACACTGCTCTCTTTCGCAGCTTGTTTGagtattaagaaagaaatggaaacTGCATCTTTGAGTATGAGGTCTTGCCCTTCTCAAGCTGACCACCTTGAATTTCCTTCTATGGACCATTGTTGCTGCTTCAGCTTTGCATAAATTAATTTTGGTGCAATTTTCCACCCTCATTGCTATTTTGGGATTATTCTTGTTTCCCTatcctcttcccttcttcagACTATATCACTGAAGttcaaattttgttaaaaagGTAGAAGGGCTTTGACAATTCAACATTAATTTTACAGAAGGGAAAAAACACCAATGAGATTGAGAGATTCTGAGATTCTGAGATGCAAATATGGAAGATTACATAAATAATTGATCAGAGAAGTTAGGTCTACAAGATTTTGctggagaaaaggaaaggagaagatATTGTGGGGCCTCAGCCCCCTGAAACAAAATTTGGCCCAAGAAAAGAAACTGAAGTATCCTCTTTCATCCGGGCTTCTGTCCTTCAACCTTCTTCCTAACCATTAGCAGTCTCTGATATCCCTGAAGGTAAATAGATTACACAAGAGAAGATGTACTTTACAGCTGTGTCATTGAATTCTCCTAGACATTTGATGGAGGCTTGTAATCAAGCAACTCCCTTATATTTAAACGGATGGAAGGTCCCATTGATGAGCATATATGTGCACTTTTCCAGTAGACTCCCTTCGCACCTGATGGCTTGTTTGCTTCTATTGATTTCTGAAGCAACACAAAAATCACTAAACGAAagaaatgataataataataaaatcatgtCAATGTGATGCCTTTCATATACTGGAATATAGGGAAGAAAGAACATACTACTGCAGCAATCAAATTTATAATAAGATCTTCTTCAGGAAAGTCTGCCTTCCCAAAAGGTAGGTGCACAATTCCAGTTTTATCAGCTCTATATTCTACCTTCCCTTTCTTGAATTCTGCAATAGCCTGAGAAAAAAGGTATAAACCCATTTCCATTCAGctcaatcaaaattttaaacctaaaaaacaaataaaaaacaaaaaaagatgctaATTCGAGTAAAGTAGCGAATTTTTCTACTCTTCTGTTACATTTGTACACATACTCTAGTCAAGAATCTCAACTGTGCTCATCATTCTGGTGTTTGTAGGACTTCATGGTAAGTTCTATCATTTTTCGGTGTTTGTTTAGCGTTTAAGAAAAATAACTTCATGATGTTAGTTCACCATTTAGAGCagattggagggcaaagatctatgtagctgaccccatttaactgagattctcctgacttgcTGGTGctggggttccttcctttcactttcatttcccttccgttgttgtctttttgtttttgctcgGATCCATGCaatcgaccccattaagttgggataaggctgagtttgttgttgtatgttagttccccccttttttttttctaacatgaAATATACTATATTTTGAGCCCATTATTTTGATAGGGGCCAAACAGAGAGAGAATTCTCTAGCTTTTTCAAATACCAGAGATATCCCTGGTATCAATTGATTTGTATCAGTTAAATCCAATTAATATTGCTTAAGTTCCCATTTAAAATTGATCAAGTCTTATACATGTACTACTATTCTGAACATAGTTGTCAACGAGTCAATTAGGCGTCCAGTGCCTTGGTTGCCTAGGCGAACGCCCCATTTTTCACCATCCTCGATCACCTTGGGTCGCCttatgccttgacaactatgattctgAACTTCAATGTTGCACTGAGAAACTGTTCATATATGCAACGTCATTTGAACCTATTCTCTCAGAAAAACAAACATAAGCAACCAGCAGCGAAGTTGTTAGGGAAGAACGAGCTGGTGAGAAATGAAAGGATCTGAGTTAGAATCAGCTCGTCCCTCGTATCTTAAATAAGTATTCATTTTAATCGGTTGTAAAAGATTTGTAAATTTGCAGTGACATTTTATTACTTTCCTTGACTGTTCTACAAATTTTCACCCTTCAGTTTAGCAGGAGACTGAATAGTTTCAGCCATATCATTACATAATGTCAAGAATAGGGACTCTCTGATAAAGTAGTTAGCTTTATaccaaatttatttaaaataaacgCCTACAGGTttagaagggaaagcttagaaGTAATATCCTAAAAGATAAACAAGGAAAAGCAGACATAACAGAAATACAAGTTAAAAAGTAGAGCAGTAAATCTTGACGATACCTGAGGTATATCAGTTGCGACAGTACCAGCTTTTGGATTTGGCATGAGTCCCCGTGGTCCCAATAACTTTCCTAGACTGGCAACCTGAAGCGTAGTGGCAAGGACATTTAAACAATGAAATGACTAAACTATTTCCGATCTCTTCCCAAGAGAATACATAGAGAAAACCGATGGTGAAATTGGCTATATGACATTCAAATCACCAAAAACACCATATCCATAAGCATGAACTAAAGGAACTAACTACCAAAAGCTAAAGAAATTGATAATACCCTTACAGGAGAAATTGCATCCCATTAACCCACCCCTGCTCCcccaaaataaggaaaaagttcaaaatttaccccctttttttatAGATGCATCTAAAATCAAGCTATCAGACAGCAAATCAGAATATCTTTTGGTGACTGAATAGAAATGTAGGAAACATGAGAGAAAAACCTTATTACATATGAAGCAACACTCCAttcattatattattgctttttattattttgcgGTCCCTCTCCTATCCAATATACTTTATAAAATGAAGTTCTTATCATAGGTCCTTTTTCATTACCAGAATCCTCATCTTTCTCTTTTCGCACATTGAATTTTCACTGAATCACTGCAAAACAAAGCTTTCACTAGCCTCCTTTTACATATGAAAACATTtgctaattttttatttcctgtCATTGAAGATACTTCAAGATTCTGTTTTCTTcattgtttattttattctatttgctGACTGATACTACTCAGAAATCTCCTTGTAGTTAATCATTCAGAACTTTATCTTTCCAATATTTTCACTCACCTATCCCAACATCATCTCAGTTATCCTCATTCTATGTAGTATGACATGTCAGTTCTTTGCGGTACAACATTTGACAGAGGAAATTGACACTCAATTATgtaaaagaaaatgagataGTAAACCATGAGACCATGAAGCCATTGAGCCCAAGGTTTACAAGTTAATGTCACTCAGATTCTTCAAAAAAC
It includes:
- the LOC122081323 gene encoding exosome complex component RRP43 codes for the protein MGSSGASGDLEGEVEVDAFRRLFPLRFHERHLVESIRPDARPLGRARESTVALGAVASADGSALAKIGHTTMLAAIKMEIMTPSSESPDEGCLAIDFHMPPICSPFVRPGRPAEVAPVIAKQLSDAISSSGMINLKELSLTTGKAAWMAYLDIYCLDADGALFDAALLSAVASFSHLQIPAVSINEDGRVVTVSGEDGDDKLAKAPVIKEKRKLTLSCIPFSLTCILHKKYILADPTAEEESVMETLVTVVLDSSSRLVSLYKPGGPVLAYTSALQDCIALTRHRVKELQKILNEAISDMEVD